TAAACTCGCATCTTCCTCATCGGAAAAGACATCGTCAAACGGCCGCTCAACCAACCCATCCTGCGACTCGATATTTTCAACGCCAAGGCGCTCCATGGCCGTGGCAAAGTCAACATCAGATTCGTCAGCAGGAGACGGCACTTCTGCCTTAACGACCTTTTTCGGCTTTACTTCCGGCTCGGAAACACAAAACCCCTTCACGGACTTGAAGGGGTTATTTTTGAATGCGTTTTTTTCGTTTTTGTTCTTTTTAGCCATATCAGACCCGCGGCATTTTGCGCCGTCCCTGAGCAGCCTTGGTTTGTTTTTTGATCATGGCACCGGTTTTTTCCAGATGGAACTGGTACCAGACATCACCGTAATCTTCCATCTTCATCCGTTTACCCTGCTCCAGCGCGACAATGGATGCTTCGAGGCGTTCATCGCCGCCGGTTTTCTTGATCCCCTTTTGCAAGGTGGCCAAAGCTTTATCACGCTGACCGATCTTGTCCAGGCAATAAGCATAAAGATTCCAGACAAACGGTTCCTTGCGGGTTGCCGTTGCCGCTTTTTCAAAGGTCTCAGCCATTTTTTCCGGTTTATTGCGCTTCATGTAGCTGACCGCCAGCATGCTCATGGCGACCCAGTGCTTGACAAAGGCTTTTTCCAGATAGGGCATGGCCTTGGCAAAGTCTTTTTTCAGGTAGAGCAGCGTACCGATCTGGGCGTTGATCTGCCCTTTGACATAAAACTGCCACGGTGCGTATTTAAAGCCCTCCTGCAACGACGCGATGGCTTTTTCAAAACGGTTGGACTGCACATCATGCTGGGCACTTTGCATCAGCACCATGACCTTGTTCATGGTACGACGCGCCAACAGCAGGTACACCACGGCAAACAACACCATGGAAATCAGGCCACAGTAAATCAGTTCCAGTTGATAGACGATATGTAAGGGAACCACGGCAAGGGTTCCAAAAACAAAGGCAATAAGAAAGTTCAGCATGAAATGTTACACCTTTCATTGTGGCATTGAAAAAACACCTGTAATTTGTCGCGCGAGTCTAGCAATCGGCATGGAAAAAGTCAAAGCATTCGACACGCGATCAGGAGCGACGATCACCGTGTACCAACAGGGTCAATTCATCACCCGGCTGCAGGATATGATCTTCGGTGAGATCATTCCATTGCCGAATGTCGCGTGTCTGCACGGAGAACTGACGGCCGATGCCCCACAAGGTATCTCCGGTGCGCACCTGATAGATCACTTTTTTCAGGGATTTACTGCGTGATGCTACCGAAGACGACGGTGCCGAAACCAGCAACGTCTGCCCCGGTTGAATCACATTGCTCCAGCCCAGTCGGTTCCACACGCGCAGTTGTTTTTCCGTCACATCACACTTGCGGGCAATGCTCCACAGGCTGTCACCGGAGCGCACCGTGTAATTGCGCCGTTTCGAGCGCAGGTAATCATCTTCCAACTCGGCCAAAGGACGACCGGTGTAGTCACGATGCAGCGGCAGGATCAGGTTCTGCCCGACACGTAACGCGCGAGGATTGCTGATTTTATTGAGGCTGATGATATCATCGACACGGATGTGGTAGGTGTGCGCCAATTTAAGCAGGGTATCGCCGGACGTGATCTGATGGCGCTTATAACGGGCGCGGTCCGACGACGGGACTTGGGCGTATTTTTCATCAAAACCGCCGGCACAACCGGTTGGCACCCGCAAACGGTAATTGGTTTCTCCCGGCGGTGTACACCAGCGTTTCAACTCGGGATTGAGACGTTTGAGATCGTCATAAGACGCCCCGGTCAGCTCCGTAATCACTTCCAGATCGGTGGCTTCGGGGAGAATCACCGTCTCAAAGGCCAGCGGGGCTTCGTAATCCAGATCGCAAAAACCGAATTTCACCGGTTGCTTGCTGATTAATAATGCCGCCAGCAACTTGGGCACATAGTTTTTGGTCTCGGCGCGAAGATAAGAACCCTTGCTCAGCTCCCAGAAATCGGTGGAGTGATATTTCTTGACGGCGCGGGAAATTTTTCCGGGACCGGCGTTATACGAGGCCACGGCAAGGTACCAGTCGCCGTCAAACCGCTGATAGAGGTCTTTGAGATAGCGGGCAGCGGCGAGAGTGGCTTTTTCCATATCACGGCGCTCATCACGCCACCAGGTGTTTTCCAGGCCGTACATGCGCCCGGTCGATTCGATGAACTGCCAGTGCCCGACGGCATTGGCCCAGCTGTGCGCATTGCTGTTGAAGCCGGATTCAACCATGGCCAGGGTGGCCAGGTCCTGCGGCAGTCCCTCACGTTTAAACACCTCGCGCATCATCGGCAGATAGCGGCTGGAACGCTGCAACCAACGGGTAAAGGTCCGGCGGCCCGGTCCGGTGTAGTAATCGACCAGATAACGGACCTTGTCGTTTTCCACCACGGGAAAATCGAACAACGGCTCCGGTTTCACCACCGGCCCAACGTCCTGTGGCGGCGTTAAATCGGCATTGAGCAACGCTTCGTCCGCCGTGGTTTCATCACCGGCTTGCGCCAGTTCTTCCGGCGCCAGCACCACGCAGCCGGAGGCGTCTTCAGCCGGTGCGGCCACCAGCGGCAAACTCGCTTCGTCGTGCAGGCGAAGCATCGACACTTCGGGAGCGGGCGCCGCCATACAGCCCGTCAACACCCCACAACATAACAATAGAAACCAGCGAATCATGTCTGAAACAATGCTCCCGTCATCCTGGGATCAGAGACAACCCCCTGATTTCTCCCATAATTTTCCAGATAAACTCCGGCCAAGGCTATAGAAAAAGTCACTCGGTGTCAAGAGTCTCGCCCGCAGTCTCTTCCGGCCAAAAACGCTGTTGCAAGGCATCGAGCAAGGCGTCAAAGGTACTACGATCACGCGCACAGACCGCAACGGCACCAAAGCGTCGGCACAGCTCGGCACATTCCCCCGCATCAATCTGATCCATCTTGTTGAACACCAGCTGCCGCGGAGTCTGACCAAGGTCGAGATCAGCCAGGATCTGTTCAACGGCACGAATCTGTTCTTCAAAACGGGGGTTGGAGACATCCACCACGTGCAACAACAGATCCGCATCCGACAACTCTTCGAGGGTGGACTTGAACGCGCCCATGAGGCTGGCAGGCAGTTGGCGGATAAAGCCGACGGTGTCGGTAATGATCACCTCGCGCTCCAGAGGAAAGCGCAAACGGCGCGTCGAGGTATCCAAGGTGGCAAACAGAAGATCTTCGGTAAACACCTCGCTCTGGGTCAACGCATTAAGCAGAGTCGACTTACCGGCATTGGTGTAACCGACGATGGAGATAATCGGCACATCGGAACGCATCCGCTTGCTGCGGCGCTGTAAACGGCTCTTGGCCATACCCTTGAGACGTTTTTCCAGACGACTGATCCGGTCACGGATGCGGCGACGGTCGATTTCCAGCTTGGTTTCACCAGGGCCGCGACCACCAATACCGCCCATCAGACGCGACAGGGCGGTCCCTTTGCCGGAGAGTCTGGGTAGAATGTATTTGAGCTGCGCCAGCTCAACCTGTACTTTGCCGTCGAGGGTGTGAGCGCGGCTGGCAAAAATATCGAGAATCACTTGGGAGCGATCAATGACTTTCAGATCGGTCAATGCGGCGATGGAACGCACCTGGGTCGGGCTGAGATCCTGATCGAAAACCAGCATGGTCGCCCGCTGTTGCAGAGCCCGGATCACCACATCCTTGATCTTGCCCTCGCCCATCAGATAGCGGGGATTCAGGCGCTGCGGTCGCTGAACGACCTGATCAAGCACCAGCATGTCCGCGGTGCGGGCCAGCTCCTGCAACTCGCATAAGGAATCTTCAATTTCACGCCGCGGCGCCTGACTGACGGAAATGAGAATTGCCCGCTCCCGGGGATCGGACAGATCGATCTGGCCGCTGTCAACGGTACGTTCAAGCTCGTCTTCCAGGGAGCGTAAAAACGCCGACATGTCCACATTGAGCTGATCAAAACTGCGCAGATGCTGTTGTTCAACCTGTTGATGGGCCGGATTTTCCGGCAACAGATGGGCGTAATAAACCGACGCGGGAAAACCGCGCTGGTTGACGCCGAGGGCAACCATCATATCGAGACGCAACAGAGCAAGGTCGGTGAGGTCGTCTTCGGACAGGGATTCGTTTTTCAGGTGGGTGTGGATGCAACGCAGACCCCGCAGACCGCTACGGCCCAAGGCATAGCCGGACAGATCGGGCAGCATGATCTCACGATCGTCGCCGACCATGACATATTTGACCACGCCGGAGCGATCAATCAACACGCCGATCTGGCGGCGAATTTCGTGGGACAGACCGCATAAAAAGCGGGCCAGCTCGGTCGATACCACTTCTTCAGGGCGCATGCGGCGGCGGTAAATGCGCTCCAGCGCGTCAATCTGAGCCGCCTTGAGGCCGGAAGTTTGTCCAAGAACGTCCACAATGCCGTCCTTTACGCAAAAAGGGCCCGTTGGGGCCCTTTTTGACAGTCATGTTGGAGAGGCTGTGCCATAAAGCAGCTTAAGCACTGACCACAATATTGAAACCGGCATCGACTAAATGAACTTCGCCGGTCACACCACTGCTCAGATCGGACAGGAAATACACGGCGGTCTTGCCGACCTCCTCCTGAGTGACGGTCCGACGCAATGGCGCGTGATCATCCATCAACTTGATTTTGGAGCGGAAGTTGGCAATGCCGGAAGCCGCCAAAGTGCGAATCGGGCCGGCGGAAATGGCGTTGACGCGAATACCTTTTTCGCCCAATTCGGCCGCCAGGTAGCGTACGGAGGCTTCCAGTGCAGCTTTGGCCACACCCATGACATTGTAATTGGGGACGGCACGGGTTGCGCCCAGATAGGTCATGGTGACAATGCTGCCACCCTCTTTGAGCAGCGGTTCCGCACACCGGGTAATGGCCACCATGGAATAAGCACTGATATCCATGGCCAGGGCAAACCCTTCACGGCTGGTCTGACTATACGGATGTTTGAGATCTTCACGGTCGGCAAAAGCAACGGCGTGAACAACAAAATCCAACTCACCCCATTGTTTTTTCACCTCGTCAAAAACCGCTTCGATCTCTTGATCATTGCTGACATTGCAAGGCAGAATCAGTTCAGCGTCGAGACTTTCCGCCAGCGGACGAACCCGCTTTTCCAGGGCATCGTTGAGGTAGGTAAACGCCAACGTAGCGCCCTGTTCCTTGAGTTGCTGGGCAATGCCCCAGGCAATGCTCATCTCATTGGCAACACCGAAAATAATTCCCCGTTTTCCTGTCATCAGTCCCATATGGTCCGTTTCTCCTGTAAAAGATATAACGTAAAATTAGTGGTTATCTAACAGACTTAGCAGGCCTTTTTAGCAGATTGACGGCCAGAAATCAACAGTACCGTCACCCGGTTACTCCTTGGGCAAAAACACCGACAGTTCCTTGATCAGGTCCTCAGCGGGGCGTGCCCCCATCAAAACATGGCCATCGGGAAGGACCAGGGTCGGTGTCGATCGGATCTGCCACTTTTTGGCAAACGCCAGCGTTTCCTGGACAGCATCGGTCGTGCAGGTTTGCTCGGGGACAGGCTGGTCGGCCATGGCCTGCTCAAGCACGTCAGCGGAACCGGAACAAACAATATTCGTCACCAGCGTGGTGTCCGACAGCATGGCCATCACTTTAATGTAAAAAGCGATCTGCGGCTGTTGCGCGACCACTTTTTTCAATTCCTGGTGCAGCTTGCGGCAATGACCACATTTGGCATCCGTGAACACATAGGCTTTGACCGGTGCATCCTCGCGGCCAAGCAGAAGGGCCCCATCCGATTTAATTTCATCCATATTGACCCGGCGGGAAATTTCCGTGCCGTCACTGATACGCACCACCCGGCCGGAGATCAGATATTGCTTGGAGAAATCGACATAGACGGTAAACATGCGGCCTCGGGCTTCCCCCTTGATTTCCCATAAACCGCCGACATCGGAAAAGTCCACGGAATCCACCCGGTCCGCGCCGGGGGGCAACAGTTTCAACGCGTCTTCTTTGGTCAAACTATGGCAATCCTTACACTCTCCGGCACCACACCCTTCACCGCCAAAAGACCATGCATACACAGGAAACAGGAGAGACAAAAACATCACAATCACCAGATGACGCCACATAGACAACTCCTTTGCTCGAAACCGTAACTCTGTAAATGATCAACAAAAAGAAATCAGAAAAGAACTTCGACAGCGCCGCCCATCTTAGCAGAGGCACTGGAAAATGGAACAGTTATAGTGTATTTTTCAGTGTAGAGCCTTTGAGCATGATGATCCGGCATTCTCCTGCGCCACTGCTCTTCACAAGGCTCATCACACAAGAAGCCACTCACGGCTTTCAGTTCACTTTGATCCCCAACAAAGGACGTGACTTTTTATGACCGACACCAACAGCACACAAGCCATTCCCGCCGCATTCACCCTGGTCAGCACCACTGAGCTGCCGGAGTTGAATGCGACCCTGCTGCAACTTCGTCATAACGTGACCGGTGCACGGCTGGTTCATATTGAAAATGAAGACACCAACAACCTGTTTGCCGTCGCCTTTAAGACCCCGCCCTCCGACTCAACCGGCGTGGCGCATATTCTCGAACACACCGCGCTGTGCGGCTCGAAAAACTTTCCGGTGCGTGACCCATTTTTCACCATGCTCAAACGCAGCCTCAACACCTTTATGAATGCGTTTACCGCCAGTGACTGGACCTGCTACCCGTTTTCCAGTCAGAACCATAAAGATTTTTATAATTTGCTGGATATCTATTTGGATGCGGCATTCTTTCCATTGCTGCGCGAACGCGATTTTGCCCAGGAAGGGCATCGCCTGGAATTTGCCCAGAGTGACGACCCGTCCTCGGCGCTGACGTTCAAGGGGGTGGTCTTCAATGAGATGAAGGGCGCCATGGCCGACCCATCGTCGTTGCTGTCACGCCGCACCACCCGCATCTCTACCCAACCACCTGCTATCATCACAACTCCGGCGGCGAACCGGAAAACATTCCCGACCTGAGCTGGCAGCAGTTACGCGATTTTCACGCTGAGTTCTACCATCCCAGCAATGCCTGCTTCTTCACCTACGGCAACTTCCCGCTGGCCGACCATCTCGACGTCATTGAAACAAAGGTACTCAGCCAATTCCAGGCACGTGAGGTCAACAGTGAAGTCCCGCAGGAACAGCGTTTTTCCGCTCCTCTGACCGTCAAGGAACCCTTTCCCATTGACGCACAGGAAGAGTTGACCGGTAAAAGTATGGTGCATTTGAGCTGGCTGTGCAGTGATATCTCCGACAGCTTTGCCCGCCTCAGCCTGACGCTGCTGTCCCAATTACTGCTCGGCAATCCGGCGGCACCGCTGTACAAGGCCCTACTCGACTCCGGTCTCGGCACCAATCTGACGCCCGGCTGCGGTTATCACGATGACTACCGTTCCACCTGTTTTGCCGTGGGTCTGCAAGGAACGGATGAGGACAAAGCGGAGCAGATCGAGAATCTGGTGCTGGAAACGTTACGGAACATTGCCGACGACGGCTTCAGCCGTTCACGCATCGATGCCGCCATCCATCGCCTGGAACTGGCCAACCGTGAAGTCAGTGGCGACAGTTACCCCTATGCCATCATGGTGATGATGCGCATCCTCGGCCCATGGCTGCATTGCGATGACCCGTTGTCTCCGCTGCAACTTGACGATAACCTGACCAAGCTGCGTCAGGAGCTGGACAAAGGCCCGTTCTTTGAAAACCTGATCCGCACCTGGCTGCTTGACAATCCGCACCGGGTCAATCTCTGTCTGCATCCGGACCCGGCATTAACCAAAGAGATGGAGTACAAGGAGCAGCAACGGCTCAAGGACCTCGAAGCCACCCTGACGGACAACGACCGTCAGCACCTCGTCGATCAGGCCAAAACCCTGCAACAGGCCCAGGAGGAAAAAGAGGACGTCAGCTGCCTGCCCACCCTGGAGCTGAGTGACATTGACCCCAAAGAGCCTGAAGTCGCCAGTGAATCCCTGGCTGTGGGTAACCATGAGGTCACGTTTTATCCGCAACCGACCAACGGGCTGGTCTACTTTAATCTGTATTTTCCGGTCAGCGGCCTGGAAGCCGACCTGCATCCGTACTTGCCGTTGTTCAGCAGCCTGCTGACTCAGATCGGTGCCGGCAAATACAGCTACTTGGAAATGGCCGAGCGTATTGAAGCGGGCACCGGCGGCATTCGTGCCTCCCTTGATATCCTTGATGACATTGCCTCCCTGGACCAGTATCAACCGCTGCTGCGCTTGCGCGGCAAGGCTCTGGTGCGCAATGTCGACAAGCTGGCGGAGATCCTGGCCGATGTCGCCACCAGTGCCGATTTCACGGACTTGGAGCGCCTGGCCACCGTGATTGGTCAAGTCAAAACCACATGGGAAAATGCCATCCCCGGTTCCGGCCACAGTTATGCGGCCCGTGCTGCCGCCGGTCATCTCACTGCGGCAGGCCAATGCCGCGAACAATGGTCCGGTCTGACCCAGTTCAAACAGATTAAAGAGATTGCCAAGCTCAAGGCGGAGCAACTGGCTGATCTGGCTGTTAAAATGCAGCAAATCGCTCAACAGCTGTTGCACAGTGACTCGGTACGTGCGGCCATCACTGCGGAGCAGGGCGATCTGGAAACCAATCGTAAGGCCATACAGCAACTGCTGGAACGCCTGCCGTCCCATAGCCGTCAGGAAGCCATGGCCATCGCTTCGACAATCACTCCGCAGGCCGTTCAACTGGGCTGGGCGACGTCCATTCCGGTCTCCTATGTCACGCGGGTTTTCCGTACCGTGCCGCTGGTGCATGAAGATGCGGCCCCGTTAAAGATTCTCGCCGCCCTGCTGAAAGCCAACTTTCTCCATCGTGAAATCCGCGAAAAAGGTGGCGCTTACGGCGGCATGGCCAACAGCAACAGTGAGGCGGTTTGTTCTCCATGCTGTCCTATCGCGACCCGCAGTTATCGCGCACTCTGGATGTTTACGAGCAGGCTCTGCAGTGGGTTCAGTCCGGTGATTTTGATCAGGAAAAAATCAAGGAAGCGGTCCTTGCCGTGTTCAGTGCCATCGACCGACCGTTGTCACCAGGCGGTGTCGGCGCGCATGAATTCGCCAACACTCTGCAGGGGCTGACCCTTGAGATTCGTCAGCAATTCCGTGAACGGCTGTTGGCGGTGAGCAAAGAGCAATTGATCCGTGTCGCTCAGACCTATCTGGCCGATAAACTTGCCGACAGCCCGATTTCCATTCTGTCCAACGACGAGATTCTCCGTAAGGCCAAAGAAGACCTGCCCGCCATGGAAATTGTCCGCTTGTAAAAACTTCAGACAGCAGCGGTTCCATAACAAAAACGCCCCGACGGCATCACCGTCGGGGCGTTTTAATTTTCATGTTTATCAGGCAACGTCAAATCAGCTTTTTTCAATCTGTAGTTGGACAAGAAATTCGCCGGAATCCGATTCAAACGGAATCATCACCCAATCGGCTTCCGCCGTGCACTCGACATGATAATCCGCACCAAATACATAGGAAGGAACCGACAGGGTAATATCTTTGCCCGACTCGTCGAGAAACATCTTGACGTTACCGGCCAGCATGTTGGCCAGTTCACCGAAAGCATCGGTCACGTCCTCGTTGACTTCGTCCACGTCCAGACCAAGGAATCGCGTGGTAATATCCATGGCCACATCATCCGGAGCATGGATGGCAATCATGCCTTTACAGCCCCCGGCCAAGCCAACCATCCCGGAAACCGAATCGGTAAAATTACTCACCAAGACCGGCATGGCAGGCTGAGGAGTCACCTCCAGCATAATCATCGTTTCAAACACTTCGCGCGTGGAATCAATGGTCATCTGTTCTAAATCCAAGATCGACTCTCCTTCAGCTCGGGCTTATAATCGGCAGTACGCATAGCGTATTATATGTCTATTCCAAAGAATTAAAAAATATCACAACATTAACAGGTCAGCCAGTCCCTAAATGAGAATTAACACCACTTTTTAATCCTCGCGGCTTTTTTAAAGCGACGACGGTGGCAAACTCATGGCCATGGCCACTTCATCACAGTCGGGAAACTTGGAACATTTCATACAGTCACCCCAGATTTTATGCGGCAATTCACTTTTTTCAATCAGGCTGAATCCCAGTCGTGAAAAGAATTGTTCCTGATAGGTCAAGGCAAACAACCGACTCAGGCCAAGTTGGCAGGCTTCATCAATACACGCCTGAACCAACTGGCGGCCACAGCCGCGGCCGGCCAGACTTTCAGAGACCACCAGTGAACGCACTTCAGCGAGATCAGCCCACCAGACTTGCAAACTGACCGTGCCCAAGACCTCGCCCTGCTCTTCCAATACGTAAAAGGAGCGGATGGCCTGATAAATTTCAGCCAGGGAACGCGACAGCATCGCGCCTTTACCGGCATGTTCGGCCAGCATTTTATGGATGATCGGGGCATCAGCAATACAGGCTTTTCTGATCATGGACTCTCCTCAACCGACGCCGTAAACGCGCCAGTCTTTAAAACAATGATGGCCGCCGACTGCGCTGCAACAAATCACGCGCATGACTGACGGTCTGAGAACTGAGCTGGGCACCGCCAAGCATGCGGGCCAATTCCTGGACCCGTTCTTCGTCATCAAGACACACCAGTTGTGTCGACGTCTGATTATTTTCCACCCGTTTTTCCACCCGGTACTGCACGTCGGCATAGGCGGCCACCTGCGGTAGATGGGTGATACATAAGACCTGATGCCCTTCGGCCACGGTACACAGTCTCTCGCCGACGGCCGAGGCGGCAACACCACCGATACCGGCATCGACTTCGTCAAAAATCATCGTCGCCAGACTGTCGGCACGCGGTGCCACTTTACGCAATGCCAGCATGATGCGCGACAACTCACCGCCGGATGCGGTTGACGAAAGCGGGCGAGGTTCCTGGCCGGGATTGGCCGAGAAATAGAACTCGGCTTTTTCCAGCCCGAGCAGCCCTGCTTCACAGGCGGTTAAACGGGCTTCAAAACAGGCGTTGGCCATGGCCAGACCGGCCAGTTCCTCTTCCATGGCCTGTTTCAAGTGCTCGGCAGCCTGCTGACGCAACGTGGAGAGTTTCTGTCCCGTTGTCATCATCTCGGCCCGTACCGTGCCAATCTGCGCTTCAAGTTGCTCCAGAGTGGCCGCACTGTTACGTAACTGCTCCAACTCCTCGGCAATCTCATCGGCATAAGTGAGAATACCGTCAATTTCAGCGTGATATTTGCGTTGCAGCGTGCCGATCAGCGCCAGTCGTTCTTCCACCTCGG
This region of uncultured Desulfuromonas sp. genomic DNA includes:
- a CDS encoding DsbC family protein, whose translation is MWRHLVIVMFLSLLFPVYAWSFGGEGCGAGECKDCHSLTKEDALKLLPPGADRVDSVDFSDVGGLWEIKGEARGRMFTVYVDFSKQYLISGRVVRISDGTEISRRVNMDEIKSDGALLLGREDAPVKAYVFTDAKCGHCRKLHQELKKVVAQQPQIAFYIKVMAMLSDTTLVTNIVCSGSADVLEQAMADQPVPEQTCTTDAVQETLAFAKKWQIRSTPTLVLPDGHVLMGARPAEDLIKELSVFLPKE
- a CDS encoding insulinase family protein, with amino-acid sequence MSWQQLRDFHAEFYHPSNACFFTYGNFPLADHLDVIETKVLSQFQAREVNSEVPQEQRFSAPLTVKEPFPIDAQEELTGKSMVHLSWLCSDISDSFARLSLTLLSQLLLGNPAAPLYKALLDSGLGTNLTPGCGYHDDYRSTCFAVGLQGTDEDKAEQIENLVLETLRNIADDGFSRSRIDAAIHRLELANREVSGDSYPYAIMVMMRILGPWLHCDDPLSPLQLDDNLTKLRQELDKGPFFENLIRTWLLDNPHRVNLCLHPDPALTKEMEYKEQQRLKDLEATLTDNDRQHLVDQAKTLQQAQEEKEDVSCLPTLELSDIDPKEPEVASESLAVGNHEVTFYPQPTNGLVYFNLYFPVSGLEADLHPYLPLFSSLLTQIGAGKYSYLEMAERIEAGTGGIRASLDILDDIASLDQYQPLLRLRGKALVRNVDKLAEILADVATSADFTDLERLATVIGQVKTTWENAIPGSGHSYAARAAAGHLTAAGQCREQWSGLTQFKQIKEIAKLKAEQLADLAVKMQQIAQQLLHSDSVRAAITAEQGDLETNRKAIQQLLERLPSHSRQEAMAIASTITPQAVQLGWATSIPVSYVTRVFRTVPLVHEDAAPLKILAALLKANFLHREIREKGGAYGGMANSNSEAVCSPCCPIATRSYRALWMFTSRLCSGFSPVILIRKKSRKRSLPCSVPSTDRCHQAVSARMNSPTLCRG
- a CDS encoding insulinase family protein; its protein translation is MTDTNSTQAIPAAFTLVSTTELPELNATLLQLRHNVTGARLVHIENEDTNNLFAVAFKTPPSDSTGVAHILEHTALCGSKNFPVRDPFFTMLKRSLNTFMNAFTASDWTCYPFSSQNHKDFYNLLDIYLDAAFFPLLRERDFAQEGHRLEFAQSDDPSSALTFKGVVFNEMKGAMADPSSLLSRRTTRISTQPPAIITTPAANRKTFPT
- a CDS encoding N-acetyltransferase, with translation MIRKACIADAPIIHKMLAEHAGKGAMLSRSLAEIYQAIRSFYVLEEQGEVLGTVSLQVWWADLAEVRSLVVSESLAGRGCGRQLVQACIDEACQLGLSRLFALTYQEQFFSRLGFSLIEKSELPHKIWGDCMKCSKFPDCDEVAMAMSLPPSSL
- the fabI gene encoding enoyl-ACP reductase FabI gives rise to the protein MGLMTGKRGIIFGVANEMSIAWGIAQQLKEQGATLAFTYLNDALEKRVRPLAESLDAELILPCNVSNDQEIEAVFDEVKKQWGELDFVVHAVAFADREDLKHPYSQTSREGFALAMDISAYSMVAITRCAEPLLKEGGSIVTMTYLGATRAVPNYNVMGVAKAALEASVRYLAAELGEKGIRVNAISAGPIRTLAASGIANFRSKIKLMDDHAPLRRTVTQEEVGKTAVYFLSDLSSGVTGEVHLVDAGFNIVVSA
- a CDS encoding LysM peptidoglycan-binding domain-containing protein, producing MIRWFLLLCCGVLTGCMAAPAPEVSMLRLHDEASLPLVAAPAEDASGCVVLAPEELAQAGDETTADEALLNADLTPPQDVGPVVKPEPLFDFPVVENDKVRYLVDYYTGPGRRTFTRWLQRSSRYLPMMREVFKREGLPQDLATLAMVESGFNSNAHSWANAVGHWQFIESTGRMYGLENTWWRDERRDMEKATLAAARYLKDLYQRFDGDWYLAVASYNAGPGKISRAVKKYHSTDFWELSKGSYLRAETKNYVPKLLAALLISKQPVKFGFCDLDYEAPLAFETVILPEATDLEVITELTGASYDDLKRLNPELKRWCTPPGETNYRLRVPTGCAGGFDEKYAQVPSSDRARYKRHQITSGDTLLKLAHTYHIRVDDIISLNKISNPRALRVGQNLILPLHRDYTGRPLAELEDDYLRSKRRNYTVRSGDSLWSIARKCDVTEKQLRVWNRLGWSNVIQPGQTLLVSAPSSSVASRSKSLKKVIYQVRTGDTLWGIGRQFSVQTRDIRQWNDLTEDHILQPGDELTLLVHGDRRS
- the hflX gene encoding GTPase HflX encodes the protein MDVLGQTSGLKAAQIDALERIYRRRMRPEEVVSTELARFLCGLSHEIRRQIGVLIDRSGVVKYVMVGDDREIMLPDLSGYALGRSGLRGLRCIHTHLKNESLSEDDLTDLALLRLDMMVALGVNQRGFPASVYYAHLLPENPAHQQVEQQHLRSFDQLNVDMSAFLRSLEDELERTVDSGQIDLSDPRERAILISVSQAPRREIEDSLCELQELARTADMLVLDQVVQRPQRLNPRYLMGEGKIKDVVIRALQQRATMLVFDQDLSPTQVRSIAALTDLKVIDRSQVILDIFASRAHTLDGKVQVELAQLKYILPRLSGKGTALSRLMGGIGGRGPGETKLEIDRRRIRDRISRLEKRLKGMAKSRLQRRSKRMRSDVPIISIVGYTNAGKSTLLNALTQSEVFTEDLLFATLDTSTRRLRFPLEREVIITDTVGFIRQLPASLMGAFKSTLEELSDADLLLHVVDVSNPRFEEQIRAVEQILADLDLGQTPRQLVFNKMDQIDAGECAELCRRFGAVAVCARDRSTFDALLDALQQRFWPEETAGETLDTE
- a CDS encoding chemotaxis protein CheX, producing MDLEQMTIDSTREVFETMIMLEVTPQPAMPVLVSNFTDSVSGMVGLAGGCKGMIAIHAPDDVAMDITTRFLGLDVDEVNEDVTDAFGELANMLAGNVKMFLDESGKDITLSVPSYVFGADYHVECTAEADWVMIPFESDSGEFLVQLQIEKS